Below is a window of bacterium DNA.
CCCAGAACAACGGCCAGGATCTGGGCACGCTGCTCGGCAAGATCCTGCGCCTCGATGTGGACGGCTCGCCGGTCGCGATTCCACCCGACAACCCTTTTGTGGGTGATCCGAACGCGATGGCCGAGATCTGGGCCTACGGCCTGCGCAACCCCTGGCGGTTCAGCTTCGATCGCGAGACCGGCGACCTCTTCATCGGTGACGTCGGTCAGTCCTCGGTCGAGGAGATCGACTTCCAGCCCGCGGCGAGCGCTGGAGGGGAAAACTACGGCTGGCGGCTCATGGAGGGCTCGGAGTGCTTTCGGGGAGCCACCGGATGCAACGACGGCTCGCTGGTGCTGCCGATTCTCGAGTACGGCCGCGACCTCGGCTGCTCGGTGACCGGCGGTGTGCGCTACCGAGGGGAGCGGTCGCCGGGATTCGAGGGCGTGTATCTCTTCAGCGATTTCTGTTCCGGAACGATCTGGGGAGCGACCCCGAACTCCCGGGGAGAGTGGACGGCTCGGGAGGTCACCGTCACAGGGTTTTCGATTGTCAGCTTCGGAGAGGATGAACAGGGAGAGGTGTATGTGGTCGATCTCGACGGCGGGATCTATCGGCTGGCCAGCACCGAGTTCTTCCGCAACGGTTTCGAGACAGGTGATTTCTCGGGTTGGAAGAAGAAGGGGCGCCCGCGGCTGGTAAGCCCGGGGCTCGGGGAAACTCGGTTCGCCGCCGCGTTTGCGGCCGGGTCGGGACGAACGCGCGTGCGGACCAAGGCTCCCGATCGCGAGGGCCAGATCTCGCTCGAGTTCCTGCTCGATCCGGGCGAGTTGGCCCTCGAGCGCGAAGAGACGATCGTGGTGATGGCCGACGGCCAGGGATCGCATCTCGAGCTCACGCTGGAGCGGCTGAGAAAACGCTTCCGCGTTGCGCTCTATGTCCGCGACGAGACCGGCCTGCGCCGCGTGGGCCGCACCAAGATCTCGGCCAGAAAGGAGACACGCCTTGGGATCGAGTGGCGCAGCGCGTCGGCCCCGGGAGCCGCGGACGGTTTTGCCCGACTGCTCGAGAATCGCCGCTCGCGTGGAACCAAGACCAATCTCAGGACGGGCAGGCGCTCGGTCGACTCGCTTCAGGCCGGATTTCCCCTCGGTACCAGGGCGGGCTCCGGGAACCTGGTCTTGGACGAGTTCGCGTTGGCTCGCTAGCGCCCGCTAGTGGAGGGGCGGGGACTCGATTCGGCGGCTCAGCTCGGCAATCACGAGGCCGATCAGAATGACCCATGGGCCTTCGGCGAACACCCACCATCCGGGCATCGGCGCATGCAGGTCGATCAACAGGAACGCCGTGCCCAGAACCGCCGTAGCCCAGCCGAGAAAGAGAATCACCAGCTTGAATCGTCTCACGTTGGTCGACAGCACGAACAGCAATCCGCCGTGAAAGGCGTACATCGCCGAGAGTGACCGAGTCAGGTAGTTGGTCAGCGGCGAAGCCGGGAACTCTCCCAGCCCCAGGCCTTCATGGACCGACGCCATGGTGGTCTCGGGCAGGAACATGGTGAAGAAGGCCGAGCCGGTCAGAACCGCGCCGACCCGCAAGAGAACGACGAGCAAGCGTTCGTTGGGAGTCCTCGGGTCGTTGGATTCGCCAGGCATGAGGAGTGCCCTCAGGGCATGGTCACCGTGGCGATGTTGGAAAAAGCCGATCTCTTTGCTTTCTTCTTGGCTCGAACTCGAAAGCTGTACGTGTTTCCGGATTCGGCGTCGTCGAACTCGAGCGAGGTTGCGTTGGCGGGCGCCGAGCGCCAGGACGACCAGTTTCCCGAGCCGACCTTCCGCTCGATGAGGAACTTCGTTTCCCCGGTCGACCTGTCCTTCCAGGTCAACCGGCCCGAAATCGGGCCCAAGGCCTTCGCCTTCAGCCTCTTGGGCCGGGCCGGCTTGGCCTCGGGCATGGCTGCCATGGCGAGCTCCGAGAATAGGGTCGGCAGGCCGTTGATGCGGGCTCGCACCTTGAACTCGTAGCTCGCGCCCGGTTCGAGGCGCCTGAGCCTCTTGGTGACGGTGTTCGCGGGCTCGGCTGCAAACAGCTCGAACTGGCGGCCCCCGGACCGGCCCCAGATCTCGAAAGTGGCCTCGTCGATCGAATTGTCGGCCCAGCGCAAGCGTGCCACGCTCGACCTGGTCGCACGGGCGGTGAGCCGGTCCGGGGTCGACTCGACCCCCGGCGGATCCACAGTGCCGTAGAGAGTGGCCAGCGCCGCGGCGTCGTCGAGCCTGATTTCCGCACCCCGACCGTCGTTGTGAAGGTTGCTGCTCATCGTTGCGCTTTCGCGAATGGCGCCCCCGCAGGGCTCTTCGGTATCGCCGCAGGAGTGCCCGATTCCGAGGGTATGGCCCAGCTCGTGGGTGAACAGCTCGGCCGCCGCGGTCTGGTTGTCGCGAAGCAGGCATTGAGTGCCGTCGTTGACGACGATGTCGGCCTCGATGAGTCGCACGTAGGTCTCGCCTTCGAACGTGCCGGTTTCGCCCTCCTGCCACCAGCCGCCGGAGGCCAGCCTTCCACCTTCGGTGCAGGAGTAGACGCCTGCCACATCCCCGTTCGGGTCGCCGAAGATGATCGAGTTTTGCTGGTCCCTGCGATCGAAGCCCGCGGCGCTGTCGGTTGATCCGGCGAGCGTGAGCCGCACCGGGTCGAGGCTCCAGGCTGCGAGCGCGGCTCGGAACTGCGGCTCGGTGCCTTGAGACTCGGCCGCTCGGAACCGCCAGGTGATTGCCTCGCCGCTATCGACTTCGAACCAGCGGACGTGCTTGTCGTCGAACTCCATCAGCGTGAACGGCGACGCCGTGTTCCCGAGAGAGGCCTCGCGCTCCCGGTAGTAGTCGGGCGGGTCGTTGCCGCCGCGCTCGGGCTCGGCGAGCCATTCGACGAACTCGTCGTAGTTGCGGACGAGGTTGATTGTGGGCTTCAGGTTCTTGTCGAGGAGCAAGGCGTTCTGGAGAGGCCGCACGGCGAGCGCGTGCCCCCCCGTGCCGCGCCGGACGAAACTGCCGAGGCCCAGGTGCAGGGGCGAGAACGACTCGTCTCGGTTACGCACGAGAAAGAGAAGGGCGCGGTCCCCTTCCACAAAGCGGGGCGAACCAGGAATGAAGAGCTCGACGCGGTCGCCGGCGGGTCCACCCGGTGTGCGCACGACGATCGTGCTCCAGCGCAGGTCTCCCTTGAGCACTCTGGACACGCTGGCGAAGTGCTCGGTCACGGGAGAAGAGCTCCCGAAGCTCGGCCGGCGTTGGAGCACCGTGACCTCGGCGATGACCTCCGCCTGGTCGAAGAGGTCCTCGTCGAGCATGGCGACGTAAGTGGTCGAGTCGGCGGGAGAGGCCGTGCCCAAGAGTGCGATCAGCGCTCCCAGGGTCCACAGGGACCGAAAGCGAGGTCGAGCTTGTGGGCGTTGGCGCTTCATGGGGCTGTGCCGAGCGCTGGCAAACAAGATGCCGTTCACTGTCGTCGCGCCCACCCTAGCGCGAGAAGCGGCCGGGGGCGAAGGGCTCGAGATCCACGCTGGAGGCGCCGTCGACGATCAGCTCGCTCAGGGCGCGTCCGGTGCTGGGCGCGAGCTTGAGTCCGACCATCTGGTGTCCGCTGGCGATGAACACATTGTCCTTTTTCGGCAAGACGCCGATGACCGGCAGGCCGTCCGGGGTAAGCGGCCTCATACCCACCCAGTCCCGTACCTCACCGCCTTCGAAGACGCCCGGGATCTCTCGCTCCGCGGCTCGCCGAAAGGCAGCGATTCTGCGCCGATCGAGTCGCAGATTGACGCCCGAGAACTCCATCGTTCCGGCGAGGCGCAGAGCGCCGCTGAACGGAGCGACCCCGATCTTGGCCTCGTCGAGGTAGATCGGGGTGTCGATCTCGGTGGTCGGGTCGTCCACCGTGACGCTGTAGCCCTTGCCGGCTTGAATCGGTAGCTTGGTGCCGCACAGGCGGCCAAGTCGGGCGGCCTCGGCGCCCGTGGCGATAAGGAACCGGTCGCCGTGAAGAGTCCCGCCGCTGGTCTCGAGACCGCTGGCCCGGTCACCCTCGAAAGTGAGGCCGCGAACCTCGACGTCCTCTCGAATGTCCACACCGGAGCTCCGAAGCCGTTGCGCGATCTGGGCGCAGAGTTTCTCGGGGCGAAGGTGGCGCTCGGGCAGGACGTGAATCGCGCCGATGTGGTGACCCGCGAGCGCCGGCTCGCGAGCATGCAGCTCGTCCCGACTGAGCAGTTCGAGCGGGCCGTATCCCGCCTTGTCGAGCAGCTTCAACTCGGCATCCATCGAGCTGCGCTCGGTGAAAACCATCAACAGGCCGGAGCGCCGCTGCTCGAACTCGAGACCCTCGGACTCCAGTTCGTCGAACTCGTCCATGATGTCGGCGCCGAGCGCGGCCAGGGCCTGGCGGCCGTGCTCGAAGGACTTCTGGTTGCAGTGCCGCCAGAATCTCCACAGCCAGGGCGCGAGCCTGGGCAGTGCGCTCGGCTTGATGTAGAGGGGGCTGCCGGGTCGCAGGAGCCAGCGCAGAGAGATCGCGCGCAGCTCCGGGCTCGGTACCGGCATCGAGAGTGAAGGTGTGATCCAGCCGGCGTTACCGGCAGAACAGGCGGCTCCGACTCGGTCGCGCTCGAGCACCACGACCTCTGCGCCCCGCTTATCGAGGTGGTAGGCGGCGCACAGGCCGATCAGGCCTCCACCGATCACGGCGATTCGCATCAGAACTCCGGAGCCGGCCTCTCGGGCGGCGGGGTGGTCGAAGGCATAGCTGGCCTTCGTACGCTAGCAGGTCACCTCGGGTATCCTTGCCGGGCATGAGAGACGAAGCATGAGCGCGATCGAGTCTCCGCTCACTGGAATCCGCGTCGTCGAGATGGCCGAGGCGCTGGCCGGGCCGTTCTGCGGCATGAGCCTGGGCGATCTGGGTGCCGACGTGATCAAGGTCGAGCGCCCCGAGGTCGGCGATCAGGCGCGCAAATGGGGCCCGCCCTTCTTGGACGGCGAGAGCGCCTATTTCCTGTCCGTCAATCGCAACAAGCGCTCGATCGAGCTCGACGTCAAGAACCCCCACGATCACCAGGTTCTGCTGGTGCTGCTCGAACGCGCCGATGTTTTCATCACCAACAATCCGCGGATGGCTTCGCTCGAGCGCCTGGGCCTGGACCCGAAAAGCGTGCGCGAGCGCAACCCGAGGCTGATCTATGCCGCAATCAGCGGCTATGGCCACAGTGGTCCCAAGGCGGGGCGTGGCGGCTACGATGTGATCGCGCAGGGCGAGGCCGGGGCGATGGCGCTGGCCGGGGAACCGGGCTCGGGACCGATGCGTTTTCCGACGGCGATGGCCGATATGAGTGCCGGCTTGTACGCCTTGATCGGTGTCCAGGCGGCGCTCTACGCCCGAGACAATCGGGCCTCCGGCAGCGGCGAGGGCGAGTTCTTGGATGTATCCCTGGTCGACGCGCAGCTAACCTGGCTGGCCAACGTTGCCGGATCATATTTCGCCACCGGCGAGCGGCC
It encodes the following:
- a CDS encoding CoA transferase yields the protein MSAIESPLTGIRVVEMAEALAGPFCGMSLGDLGADVIKVERPEVGDQARKWGPPFLDGESAYFLSVNRNKRSIELDVKNPHDHQVLLVLLERADVFITNNPRMASLERLGLDPKSVRERNPRLIYAAISGYGHSGPKAGRGGYDVIAQGEAGAMALAGEPGSGPMRFPTAMADMSAGLYALIGVQAALYARDNRASGSGEGEFLDVSLVDAQLTWLANVAGSYFATGERPPKLGNAHPSIAPYQPVQARNKPLIVGVGTERLWARFCKVLGVEETIMIDPRFATNPERNRNREQLIPLLEKVLAACDAEAWVGELIAAGIPAGPINFVEEALADEQILARGMVVELEHPLIGIVKSLANPIRSAGAGPTYRRYPPRLGEHNDEIRSGLAATSRQASR
- a CDS encoding FAD-dependent oxidoreductase, yielding MRIAVIGGGLIGLCAAYHLDKRGAEVVVLERDRVGAACSAGNAGWITPSLSMPVPSPELRAISLRWLLRPGSPLYIKPSALPRLAPWLWRFWRHCNQKSFEHGRQALAALGADIMDEFDELESEGLEFEQRRSGLLMVFTERSSMDAELKLLDKAGYGPLELLSRDELHAREPALAGHHIGAIHVLPERHLRPEKLCAQIAQRLRSSGVDIREDVEVRGLTFEGDRASGLETSGGTLHGDRFLIATGAEAARLGRLCGTKLPIQAGKGYSVTVDDPTTEIDTPIYLDEAKIGVAPFSGALRLAGTMEFSGVNLRLDRRRIAAFRRAAEREIPGVFEGGEVRDWVGMRPLTPDGLPVIGVLPKKDNVFIASGHQMVGLKLAPSTGRALSELIVDGASSVDLEPFAPGRFSR